The Equus quagga isolate Etosha38 chromosome 2, UCLA_HA_Equagga_1.0, whole genome shotgun sequence genome has a window encoding:
- the LOC124236069 gene encoding olfactory receptor 4F15 has protein sequence MNRRSHSIVSEFVFLGLINTWEIQLLLFVLSFLFYFESIMGNLVIVFTVTLDAHLHSPMYFLLTNLSVIDMLFCSIIAPKMIYDIFKKHKAISFCGCITQIFCSHAVGGTQMVLLIAMAFDRYVAICKPLHYVTIMSPRICLYFLVTSWIIGLIHSLVQLVFVVDLPFCGPNVLDSFYCDLPRLLRLACTNTQELEFMVTVNSGLISVGSFALLVISYIFILFTVWKHSSGGSSKALSTLSAHITVVVLFFGPLMFFYTWPSPASHLDKYLAIFDAFITPFLNPVIYTFRNKEMKVAMRRLCVRLVHARKIS, from the coding sequence ATGAATAGAAGGAGTCACTCCATAGTATCAGAGTTTGTGTTCCTGGGACTCATCAACACATGGGAGATCCAGCTTCTCCTTTTTGTCCTctcctttttgttctactttGAAAGCATAATGGGAAACCTTGTCATTGTGTTCACTGTAACCCTGGATGCTCATCTACACTCCCCCATGTATTTCCTCCTGACCAACCTCTCAGTCATTGATATGTTGTTTTGCTCAATCATAGCCCCTAAAAtgatttatgatattttcaagAAGCACAAAGCAATCTCCTTTTGTGGCTGTATTACCCAGATATTCTGCAGTCATGCTGTTGGGGGCACTCAGATGGTGCTACTCATTGCCATGGCCTTTGACAGATATGTGGCCATATGTAAACCTCTCCACTATGTGACCATCATGAGTCCAAGAATTTGTCTATACTTTTTAGTCACTTCCTGGATCATTGGCCTTATCCATTCCTTAGTTCAATTAGTTTTTGTGGTAGATTTGCCTTTTTGTGGCCCTAATGTATTGGACAGTTTTTACTGTGACCTTCCTCGGCTCCTCAGACTTGCCTGCACAAACACCCAAGAACTGGAGTTCATGGTCACTGTCAATAGTGGGCTCATTTCTGTGGGATCCTTTGCCTTGCTGGTCATTTCATACATCTTCATTCTGTTCACTGTTTGGAAACATTCTTCTGGTGGATCTTCCAAGGCTCTCTCCACTTTGTCAGCTCATATCACTGTGGTGGTTTTGTTCTTCGGGCCTCTGATGTTTTTCTACACATGGCCTTCTCCCGCATCACACCTGGATAAATATCTTGCTATTTTTGATGCATTTATCACTCCTTTTCTGAATCCAGTCATCTATACATTCAGGAACAAAGAGATGAAAGTGGCGATGAGGAGACTGTGTGTTCGTCTTGTTCATGCCAGGAAGATTTCATAA